In one Kluyveromyces marxianus DMKU3-1042 DNA, complete genome, chromosome 4 genomic region, the following are encoded:
- the JLP2 gene encoding Jlp2p, producing the protein MVYFYKSQPSEDVSPHWLITGKDKFENDLLIKYGYRELQYYWFHADKYSSGHIYLQLRPDEKSLQDVPREVISDCLQLCKSESIQGNKLQQCTIIVTPWHNLRKSGYMKPGEVSFKRMKDVQKMECFARDNAVLNRLKKTRIEVTEEVEKLLHEAKKSKDGEFFINFLETNRERLLKEEAERLAMKKQKKKKKKLLDEDQESSPNLDVE; encoded by the coding sequence aTGGTGTACTTTTACAAATCACAGCCTTCCGAAGACGTAAGTCCGCATTGGCTAATCACGGGAAAGGATAAATTTGAGAATGACCTTCTAATAAAATATGGGTACAGAGAATTACAGTACTATTGGTTCCATGCTGATAAGTATTCAAGCGgtcatatatatttgcaGTTGCGCCCAGACGAGAAATCATTGCAGGATGTTCCTCGAGAGGTGATATCAGATTGTTTACAATTATGCAAATCGGAATCTATTCAGGGGAATAAATTGCAGCAGTGTACTATTATTGTCACTCCCTGGCATAATTTACGTAAAAGTGGATACATGAAGCCCGGGGAAGTGTCATTTAAACGTATGAAAGATGTACAGAAGATGGAATGTTTTGCGCGAGACAACGCTGTCTTGAATAGACTGAAAAAGACAAGGATTGAAGTTACTGAAGAGGTAGAAAAGCTGCTGCACGAGGCGAAGAAGTCAAAAGATGGcgaatttttcatcaacttcttggaaACAAACAGAGAAAGGCTATTAAAGGAAGAGGCAGAGAGGCTGgcgatgaagaaacagaaaaagaaaaagaaaaagttgCTGGATGAGGACCAGGAATCATCCCCCAACTTGGATGTTGAATAG